The following proteins are co-located in the Solanum pennellii chromosome 8, SPENNV200 genome:
- the LOC107027727 gene encoding uncharacterized protein LOC107027727, with translation MPPRRGVRGRTSRRNVEPQEQGVAKAPNVQPQREFINVEFREAIRILGQLVTNQVGKQQGARQKEADISRILEFLRMNPPSFIGFITELKEAKVREFLTLKQDSLSVHEYGLKFTKIPRYALEMVKDMGSMMILFVVVEEEKLRDREEFKNKRAKKGNESGVVQGGSKPPCCAKCGRNHSGVCREGSAAQSSSVALPDRATPRGTTSGTGGDTNHLYALNNFQEQEDLPDVVTERFGFKVNLSTTSYPQTDGQAERTI, from the exons atgcctccacgaagaggaGTCAGAGGTCGTACATCAAGGAGGAATGTTGAACCACAAGAACAAGGGGTAGCTAAAGCACCAAATGTGCAACCTCAACGAGAATTCATCAATGTTGAATTCCGTGAGGCAATCCGGATATTAGGTCAATTGGTGACTAACCAAGTTGGGAAACAACAAGGAGCTCGACAAAAAGAGGCTGACATTTCGAGGATTCttgagttcttgaggatgaatcctccaagttTTATTGGTTTTATCACT GAATTGAAAGAGGCTAAGGTACGTGAATTTCTTACACTCAAGCAAGATTCTCTCAGTGTGCATGAGTATGGATTGAAATTCACCAAAATACCTCGTTATGCTCTGGAAATGGTTAAGGACATGGGGAGTATGATgattttgtttgttgtt GTAGAGGAGGAAAAACTAAGAGATAGAGAGGAGTTCAAGAACAAAAGAGCTAAGAAAGGGAACGAGTCCGG TGTGGTGCAAGGAGGTAGTAAGCCTCCTTGCTGCGCCAAGTGTGGTAGAAACCACTCCGGTGTTTGTCGTGAGGGATCTGCTG CTCAGTCTTCTTCAGTTGCTCTGCCAGACAGGGCTACACCTAGAGGAACTACTTCCGGTACTGGCGGAGATACAAACCACTTGTATGCACTCAATAATTTCCAAGAACAAGAGGATTTaccagatgttgtcactg